A window of Ictidomys tridecemlineatus isolate mIctTri1 chromosome 15, mIctTri1.hap1, whole genome shotgun sequence contains these coding sequences:
- the LOC144370812 gene encoding cytochrome P450 2A3-like, whose product MLASGLLLVALLACLSVMVLMSVWRQRKLGGKLPPGPTPLPFIGNYLQLDMEHMYNCLMKLSKRYGPVFTVHLGTRRVVVLCGYDAVKEALVDQAEEFSGRGENATFDWLFKGYGVVFSNGQRAKQLRRFSITTLRDFGVGKRGIEERIQEEAGFLIQAFRDTCGAFIDPTFYMSRAVSNVISSIVFGDRFDYEDKEFLSLLRMIQGSFQFSATSTGQLYEMFYSVMKHLPGPQQQAFKELQGLEDFVARKVEQNQRTLDPNSPRDFIDSFLIRMKEEKNNPNTEFFMNNLVMTTVNLFFAGTETISTTLRYGFLMLMKHPEVEAKLHEEIDRVIGRNLQPKFEDRAKMPYTEAVIHEIQRFGDIIPMGLSRRVIKDTKFRGFFLPKGTEVFPMLGSVLRDTKFFSNPEDFKPQHFLDDKGQFKKSDAFVPFSVGKRYCLGDGLARMELFLFLTTILQNFCLKSPQAPQDIDLSPKYMGSATIPRTYTMSFLAR is encoded by the exons ATGCTGGCCTCAGGGCTGCTGCTGGTGGCTTTGCTGGCCTGCCTGAGTGTAATGGTGTTGATGTCTGTCTGGAGACAGAGGAAGCTCGGGGGGAAGCTGCCTCCCGGGCCCACTCCACTGCCCTTCATCGGGAACTACCTGCAGCTGGACATGGAGCATATGTACAACTGCCTCATGAAG CTGAGCAAGCGCTATGGCCCCGTGTTCACCGTCCACCTGGGGACTCGCCGGGTCGTGGTGCTGTGTGGCTACGATGCAGTGAAGGAGGCCCTGGTGGATCAGGCTGAGGAGTTCAGCGGGCGAGGGGAGAATGCCACCTTTGACTGGCTCTTCAAAGGCTACG GTGTAGTGTTCAGCAACGGGCAGCGCGCCAAGCAGCTGAGGCGCTTCTCCATCACCACCCTGCGGGACTTCGGAGTGGGCAAGCGCGGGATTGAGGAGCGCATCCAGGAGGAGGCGGGCTTCCTCATCCAGGCATTCCGGGACACCTGCG GCGCCTTCATAGATCCTACTTTCTACATGAGCCGAGCAGTCTCCAATGTCATTAGCTCCATTGTCTTTGGTGACCGATTTGACTATGAGGACAAAGAGTTCCTGTCACTGTTGCGCATGATTCAGGGAAGCTTCCAGTTCTCAGCTACCTCCACCGGGCAG CTCTATGAGATGTTCTACTCGGTGATGAAGCACCTGCCAGGACCTCAGCAACAGGCCTTTAAGGAGCTGCAGGGCCTCGAGGACTTCGTGGCCAGAAAGGTGGAGCAGAACCAGCGCACTCTGGACCCCAACTCCCCGCGGGACTTCATCGACTCCTTTCTCATCCGCATGAAGGAG GAGAAAAATAACCCCAACACAGAGTTCTTCATGAATAACCTGGTGATGACCACGGTGAACCTCTTCTTTGCTGGCACGGAGACCATCAGCACGACCCTGCGCTATGGCTTCCTGATGCTCATGAAGCACCCAGAGGTGGAGG CCAAACTCCATGAGGAGATTGATCGGGTGATTGGCAGGAACCTGCAGCCCAAGTTTGAGGACCGCGCCAAGATGCCCTACACAGAGGCCGTGATCCATGAGATCCAAAGATTTGGAGACATTATTCCCATGGGCCTGTCTAGAAGGGTCATCAAGGACACCAAATTTCGGGGCTTTTTCCTCCCCAAG GGCACAGAAGTATTCCCTATGCTGGGCTCTGTGCTGAGAGACACCAAGTTCTTCTCCAACCCTGAAGATTTCAAGCCCCAGCACTTCCTGGACGACAAGGGGCAGTTTAAGAAGAGTGACGCATTTGTGCCTTTTTCTGTTG GAAAGCGGTACTGCTTGGGAGACGGCCTGGCTAGAATGGagctctttctcttcctcaccACCATCTTGCAGAACTTCTGCCTCAAGTCCCCACAGGCGCCCCAGGACATTGACTTGTCTCCTAAATACATGGGTTCTGCCACCATCCCGAGGACCTACACCATGAGCTTCCTGGCCCGCTGA